The Microcystis panniformis FACHB-1757 region AATCACGACGCTGAAACTTAAGTGAACAGGGTGAGGAGTGACCAAGTTCCGTACATTTGTATTAAAATGCTCCCTACCCAGTTTAAATGCAGTACAAGTGAACTCAAATTCTCCTATGGGATGAATAAGTAGCTGGTTATAATTAAATTAAAAATGGATTTTAGGTTCGATCCCCCCTTAGTACTAGGGTTGATTCATAGTAGGGTTGATTCATGAATCAACCCTACCCTATAGTCCCCCCTTGATAAGGGTGGTGTCTGATAATTTTTAACGCCTACCTACTTAAATGATGAGATGATGACATTACGGACGGAAATATGAGGAATTAGCGGAGATGAAAGCGTATAGTGGAAATAGAGCCATCCCTAGAAAAGTGAGCTACTGTTATGAACTCTTTTGCGCTTCCCGTCTTTCTGCAATCAGGTTTAACCCTACTGGCATTTTTAGTGCTGGTTATCCTCATGGCCTAAATCTTAATCCGTCTGTCTAGATTTTCATAGACAGTTAACAGCTGTTCAGCGATCGCCGACCAACTATATTGATTTAAGACTAAATCCTTGGCATTTTTCCCCCTTTGTTGGCGAATTTCAGGATGAGTGATAGCCGTTGCCAAAGTATTAGTTAAATCCTCAAGCTGACAAGCTGTCACCCATCCCGCAGCCGCTGCTGCTACCGCAGGATGCAGATCCACCCGGTCGGAGATAACCACGGGAATTCCGGCAGCCATAGCTTCTGCCACTGCGATGCCAAAATTTTCATAGTAGGAAGGTAAAACAAATAAATCGGCCCTAGCGAGGAGGCTATTTTTGACTTCTCCAGTGACAAATCCGGTAATCGTCGTATTTTTGCCCAATATTGACCGCTCGATCTGATTTTTAATCCGATTTTCGTACTCCCGGTCCTGGGGATTGCCTCCTGCTAAGACAAAATGAAAATCTAGGCCTTTTTCTAACAACCTTTCTAAACTGGGCAGCAATAAATCTAGACCTTTTTTCGGATCAAGACGGGACATATAGAGGATGATCGGTTTATTTTCGGGAAGATCAAAACCCGTTACTGGTAAAGCTTGTGGGTTAAAAAAATCTACCCCTAGGGGGATGACAATATCCTTAGTTTTTATATTAAATCTTTCGGCAGTTTGACACTCCTGCTGACTGGTAAAATGAACTGCCGCCGCCGCCGCTAAATTGGGTTTTTCCAGAAAATTGGCATATATTTGTTTAAGTTGCCGTTTTTTTTGCAAATCTGCCGGATCGAGGGTGCCTAGGGGACGGAGAATATAGGGCAGTTGATGATAACGAGCGATCGAAGCCGATATACTGCTCACCGGGGAGAATAAAGCATGAATATGGGCGATATCGTAATCTTTTGCCCTATTAGCCAACCAAGTAAACAGATCAAGGGAAAATTTATAGCGTCGAAAGGGAGAACAGCGAAAATAATAGATTTGATAGCCATTTTGACTAACAGGGACCCCTAAAGGCACATCTAGGGGTGCTTGTCCCGTGTCACCATTGGAATCGGTGGTAATAATAGTCACCTCTTGGCCTAGTTGCGCCAAGGCCGCTGACAAACCGAGTACCATTTGACTGGGGCCACCATAAACAAGGGAAATCGAAGGAACAATCTGAAGAATTTTCATCGAAAAATTGGGTCAGAAACCCCGTCGTTCTAGGTTGGCTTTACTGTTAAATACTAGCGCATTTGCACGATATATGCTAGAAAGTGCCACTTAGAGCGACTCTAAGACCAGAACAGAGTAAATCTGTTAAGGCAGCTGGGAAACCGCTCAAGAACCCCGAAGAGGATATCAAATTCAGCTAGTCCGGAACAGGGAACGGTTCAAAACGAATATCAAATTTAGATGCACAATAGCTTATCCCTCTGATTTACCAGTTATCAGTAAACAGTAAGCAGTTATCAGTGATGAGACGGGGAGTAGGTAGCATTTTCATGGCTCAGTAAATAGTAATTAATCAAAAGTGAAAAGACAGCAAGAAACCGCCATTTAATAAGTAGGTCAGCCCCCCCTTATTAAGGGGGGCAGGGGGGATCACTTAATACTCAAATCTGATAACTGCTCACTGAAAAGGCTAAAGGTTAACCATTCATCGATAAATATTTAGCCACCGATTGCACATCTTTATCACCCCGTCCGGAGAAATTAATAACAATGCGAGGACTACCAGTTACTTGTGGGCAAAGAGTTTCTAAATAGGCTAAAGCGTGGGCAGTTTCTAGGGCTGGAATAATCCCTTCTAAACGGGAAACTCGTTGAAAAGCTTCTAGTGCTTCCTTGTCGGTGACACTGTAATATTCGGCGCGACCACTATCTTTTAAAAAGCTATGTTCTGGCCCGACTCCGGGATAATCTAAACCGGCACTAATTGAGTGGGCCTCGATAACTTGACCTTCGCTATCTTGTAATAAATAACTCATTGCTCCATGTAGAACCCCCGGTTGACCTTGGGTAAGGGTGGCGGCGTGTTTTCCAGAAGCGATACTTTCTCCGGCGGCCTCAACACCAATTAAACGCACGGCAGTTTCTTTAACAAACTCATGAAATAAACCCATAGCATTAGAACCACCCCCACGCAAGCGAGGAGAATATCCGGTAAACCGCCCCATTTTTCCAGACTTTGCTGACGAGTTTCTTGACCGATAACCGCGTGAAAATCGCGCACCATCATCGGATAGGGATGGGGACCTGCCACAGAACCAAGGATGTAGTGAGTGGTTTCCACATTCGTTACCCAGTCGCGAATCGCTTCCGAGGTGGCATCTTTCAGGGTTCCTGTCCCGGCGGCCACGGGTTGCACCGTCGCGCCAAGCAGTCTCATGCGGAAAACATTGAGTTCTTGGCGTTCCATATCGTGAATTCCCATATAAATCACGCATTCTAGACCAAAACGAGCGCAAACCGTAGCGGTGGCCACGCCGTGCTGTCCGGCCCCGGTTTCGGCGATAATTCGCTTTTTACCCATACGTTTGGCTAATAAAACCTGACCGAGGGCGTTATTAATCTTGTGGGCCCCGGTATGGTTTAAATCTTCTCGTTTTAGGTAAATTTGCGCCCCAGTACCGTCAGCTTTGGCATAATGGGCGGTGAGACGTTCGGCAAAATATAAGGGACTAGGTCTGCCGACGTAATCCTTGAGCAGTTGATTTAATTCTTCTTGAAAATCGGGGTCGTCTTTATACTGATTATAGGCCGTTTCTAGTTCACTTAAGGCTGGCATCAGGGTTTCTGGGACGTATTTGCCCCCGTAGCGTCCAAAACGCCCAAAAGCATCGGGATACTGGCTTGCTGTGCTGGCTGAGGCGGTATAAATCGGCGTGATAGTCATGTAAACCTTCGATGAGAGACTTATGATCCATTATAAATCTAAGGGTTTAGTCTCTGGGTTAACCTGAGTTCTAGGGCAATCATCGCCTAACCTACTTAATCATCAAAGGGTGAGCATTGCCCACCCTTTGACTGATTTCACAGCCAAATACTCACATCAACTTTTAACACCTGTCCTAATAGTAATAACCATTTTAATTGAGTCATCGGCCAGGGACAGGAAACATCTATTGAATTAGACCGCAAAGAATTAGGAACTAGACGGTCATGGAAATAATAATAGTATAATTCCTGAGAGCGATCGAGGGATAATCCTAGCTTTAATTGTTGGCTAACTTCAATTAAACGGGTGATTAAGCGAGTATCCTCCTCCGCTGTTAAAGGATCGCCATCGTGTAATAATTTCCCAAGAGATTGCCAGAGCAGACTTTCTAAGATTTGACGCGCTTCGGGGATGTTTAATTGACAGTGTAAATGATTGGCTTCCTTAGCAATAGCAAATAATTGATCGAGATTATTTTCCGTTGCTTGCCGCTGCTCAAAATCTTTTTCTAGGGCAGTAATCACCTGTAAACAACGGTGAGAAATGGCAATATCGGCCGCTACCTGTAACTCTTGAGGTACGGGCAGCTCATCCCGTTGGAAAGCCGCTAAAATGCCGTAATTATCCCGATAAACTTGGGTGTATAATTGATCGAGACGTTTTTTAGTTTCGGCTGTCACCTTCTGCATGATTCGGTGTCTTTCATCGGCAAAAAGATGGGGTAAAGCAAAGAAGTTTTCTCCCAATCCGCGCCCCATTTCTACGATCATGGTCGAAACACTGGCCTGTTGTAAAGATTCAAAGAGATGATCCTTAAGATTGGTATAGATTAACCGACTGTTAAACGGTTGAATGCAGCAGTAAAAATCCCAACCTCCTAAATGTAGAACAGCAAAGACAAAATGTTCACTTTCTTGGGTAATTTCCGAGGTTAATTCCACCTGTCCCACTGCTAAAGTTAAAGACCCGATCGCTTGTTTTTGATAATCTAATTGACGGGTATTGTAACAATAAATCCGATGATGACTAGGATAATTGGTAAATAGGGAACTAATAGCGTAATGGGCCGCCACCCGTTCCAAATCGACCCGCGCAGAAGTGACCAATTGTCGATAGACATCGGCCCCATCTTGATATAACTTAACGTTACTGGGAGCGAAAGCTAGACGACTGAGGAAATTCATTTCTAATTGAATTCCAGCCACTTCTCCGGCTAATTCCAGGGCCCGGCCAGCATATCTCAAAATTTGCGTACCTTCAGGTCGAGAAATTTCCTCAAAAAACCAGCCACAACTGGTAAACATCAATAAAGCTTGTCTTTGCATTTCTAATAAACGCAAAGCATCGATTTTCTCGCTTTTACTCAGGTTGCGACTTTGATGCAGGGCGAGGAAATGTTCGATCGCGTCTGGGGATCGATCTAAAATAACTGCAATGTAGTCATCCCTTGTCTGCCAAGGATCGCGGAAAAATTCCTGTCCTTGAATCTCATAGACCTTAATCAACTCATCTCTGAGCCAATTTAGGGACTCCCGCAGGGGTTTACGCCATTTTTGCTGGTAATTTCCCCCTCCCCCGCAACCACAGTCATCCTGCCAACGATTTACGCCATGGACGCAACTCCACGCGGTCACGGGTTTTAATTCCACTTCCCAAGTGGGGGGGCAAATACTGAGATAATGGGCGAAATTGGTGACTGTCCAGCCGTTTTTAGGGAAAGATTCCGTAAAAGCATAGCTAAGACACTTCTCTGTCCCCTGTTTGTGGTGGCCGAAGGTTTCCCCATCGGTAGCGACGCTGATTAACTGGGAGGGACGATGATCCCCTTTAATTGCTTGTCCCAGACGACCGACGAGAAAATCACTGCTGGCTAGGACATCATTAAAGCCCATATCGCGAGAAATTGGACCATCGTAGAAGAAAATATCCAGATAACGACCATCGGGGATGTAACAGCGATAGGGACGGGTGGGATCGATTTGACCTCCGGCCACTGCGTGCCATTGGGGATGGGGATCATGGTCGCTAGGGAAAGGACGACAGCGCAGGGCCTGGGAAGGGGCTAAAATGGTGAATTTAATCCCTTCATCGATTAAAGCTGTCACTGTGGCTAAATCAATGGCTGTTTCCGCTAACCACATTCCTTCGGGATCGCGACCGAAACGATGCTGAAAATCGGCTTTTCCCCAGCGAATTTGGGTGTATTTGTCCTGTTTGTTGGCTAGGGGCAGAATGATATGATTATAGACCTGGGCGATGGCGTTACCATGACCGTTTAAGCGTTGACAACTTTTTTGATCCGCTGTCAGGATGCGTTGGTAAACTTCGGGATCATGGGATTGCATCCATGACATGAGGGTGGCCCCGATGTTAAAGCTGAGATATTCGTAGTTATTGACTATTTTGATCACTTCCCCCCGGTCATTGTAAATGCGCGCAAAAGCATTGGCACGATAACACTCGTGATGGATGCGTTCATTCCAATTGTGGAAGGGATGGGCGCTCGGTTGCCGTTCAATTCTGTCTAGATAGGGATTTTCTCGCGGTGGTTGGTAAAAATGTCCGTGAACCGTGATATAAACTCCGTGAGCGGTTTTCAGGGGATCGACCCCCGTATCGGTATAGGAATAAAAGGTTGTAGAAGGATGTTCAACAAGATAAGTCATAGAAATGCCTAGAAAATCGTTTTTTTTTGAGCGAAAATAGCTGTAGAATGTAGCGACCTGATGTTTAAAAAAACTGAAAACCTGGCCGTTTTTCACGGCCTTGGGGTCACAATATCACATTTTATTTTCCTAGCAAAGCTAGGGTTAACAATTCGCAACTTCTCTATACACAGCACTAAGTAGGGTCTGCTGAAAAAGTTTTTCCTAGGGGCAGGGTGTAGGGTGTGGTGCGATTCGTTGGCTAGAAACTAGACAGTAAGACGTTTAGAGGATTAGCCGCTTGGTAAATGTAGTACCTTGATAACTTTATAACCATACAGGTGCGGGTTAGTAATAACCTTAGTCCTGTCCTCTAGATGCCTAGAGTGACGGCATTTCCTGCTGCTTTAGACTTGGTACATCTGAGGTAGTGAGCGAGGAAAAAAAGCGGTATCTGATAGCCTAAATCAGAAACCCGTTGAGCCAGAACCTATGGATAGCCCTGGGGCGAAGATACGAATTAACCATCGTCAACACCCACGAGCCAAAAGGCTGACAGGCTCGAAACAAAAGTTAACAGAGTTGGGGCTGATAGCTCATACCACTATCAGTAAGGCATTCCCGTTACTCTGTTGTGGACAGTATCATCCTAATGGTTCAACCAATGGTTATAGGGAACGAAGTAACCCTGATTGACTCTGCCCGTTTGGGGCAGTAGGAAACCATCCGCAAGTCAATAGAGGGAGAGGATGTCCTTAAAAGCCAAGGCTTTGAGTAATATCAAAGATATGCTGACAAAGGACGGGTAACTAGGAAGTCTAAGCAACAATCAACGGTCATATACGCCCTAAAACCAACAATCTTGTCTGGTGGGGATACAGCCAAGAGGGTTGAATAGACAAGGAAATAATAATTCCCATTATTATTCTACTAATGACAGTAGCCTAGTTACTCAGGAGCCGGATACGGCGAAAGTCGTAAGTCCGGTTTTGAAGCAGGGGGTGGGAAGGCGACTTCCTGCTCTACTGTAACGGGTGTGGGGTGTGGGGTTTTACCCATTTTCATCGGGTAAATTACCTAATTTTCAGGGAAAAAGTCCAGGAATTTTCCCCCCGACCACTCCCATATCTGGTACTTTTTGATTGACAAAAAGTCTAAAAGTCTTACCCAACAAGGTTTTTAGATTTATTCAGCTAACCCTAAGTAGGGTCTGCTGAAAAAGTTTTTCCTGGGGGTAGGAGTCAGTAGCCGGTCGTCAGTAGCCAGTCGTTTCAGGCTTTGTTGCCCTTGTTTTGTGTACCAAGCGATGTACTACAAGAAGGATAATGCAAGGTTTTTGAAAGTCCCAATCCTATTTTCTTGCACTAACATCGGACTTTAACAGGTCAAAAGCCTTATTTTAAAAGGGTTTTACCATTATTCAGCCAGCCCTAAGTAATACTAAATTTTGTTACAAAATCTAGCTTTTTCGGGTAAGCTGTTGACTATCTAGGGCTGACTGACCATCCTTGGCAATCGGCGTTCTAGCCTAGGAGAGATGCGATCGCTCTTACCCCTGCCCCAAAAGCGATCGCCATGCCCAAAAAATTGCTCATTCCAAAAATGATCGCCCCCTGCATTCCTATCCCAAGCAATGACAATTTTAAAGTTTAATCAACAAGATAACAGCGATCGCACTTACCCTAACCTACGGGCGTTCTAAAACAAGATCCAAACCGACTTTGTATGAAAGATCCTCCTTGCAATTTGCCTGAATCTTAAGCGAAAAACCTGGACAGCCTTTTTCCACGACTTGTTTGGAAGATGTGATAGCCATTTTAGTCTTTGCTGGGCCATTGTCATCTACATAAGTGTAAAACACAAGTTTACTGGGATGACCGTTTCCCTTGTCATATCGAAATATGTAAAATGCATATCCACTACCTTTCTCGATCAAATGACTAACCATGTGATCAAATGCAGGATGCTCCTTATCCCCGAATCTAGGGTCTTCAGATGAAGTACCAATCGGTGGACACAAATCAGGAACGATGTTGACTCCATCCAACTTCATAGTCAGAAAATCATGCGTTGGTTTATTAGCATTACCTTTAAACTCATTGAAGATAGCCACGCAGTCAGGGTGAAGTTTTACGACACTAATGGACATCTTATTCTCTTTTTTCAGTAGGTTAGCTTTTTCTTGAGATACCAAAATAGTTGTTACTCAAGTCCAGTAAGCTACTGTACAGGAAATTTCCGTAATAGTCAACCCCTAGAGGACAAAAAGCAGAAAGTTTCCGTATATTCACCCCGTAGAAAAGGATATCCAGAAACATTCCGTGTATTTTCCAACGATGGATAAAAATATTCGGTTCTTCGTTACTTGGTATGGTTCGATAGGGGGGCATAAATCGACTAAATCCTTATCTGGTAAGAGACTTAATTGATTAGTTGGCTCTAGAGCAAAAACAATTGACAAAAATCGCTAAGTGCCTTTCTCTATAAGGGTTCCATCCCTTATAACCCCCGTCCATTGCATAACACAAACCGAAGAGCCGTTTTCCTTCTTGATAATTCTGATAAGCAAGTCGAGCTTGCCATAATACTGATTGCACTTGGCGGGCAAAATCCCGATTGCCCTGAAAGCGACTCTGTCAGAGAGCTTTTAATTCTCGTTCTAGGTGGGCTAAACACTTCTGCTTGGCGCCTGCTCCTTGTAGCGAGTAGGCACTGAAACAGTCGCTACGTTCATCTTTTTCTTCCCCTCCCGACTCCTGACTCCTGACTCCTAACCCCACCAATAAACTTTTTGCCGCAAACCCTAACTATTTCCTCTAGTCAATTGCCATAAAAGTTCTCATCTAAGATTTGCTCTGGCGAGAAAGGACAAATTTTAGGATAATCATTTTCTGGGGGAATCCGAACACCAAATTGAGCGAGTTTCCCTTCCTTAATTGCCACTTGACGAGCATCTGGATAAGCTTCCTCGATAGCAGTTTCTAGATAGGATTTCAGGGAAGGCGTATTGCGTAAGTTTTTCTCAATTCGCTGGCGATGCTCAATAATAGAACAATACCAGCTATCTTTCATGGATGGCGGTGCGTTGTGCTGTACTTTTAATTTGAGCAAGTGAGCCAAAAGAATCATCAAATTACTTTCTAAAGTTCTTTTTTCCGATTTTCCCAACTCGGTTAACTCCTCAATTAAGTTATCAGTATCCAGCGCAGCAAATTCCCGCTTCTGTAGATGGCTAATTGTTGTTGCGAGCCACAATTGAAAATCTTGTTCGTAGAGAGTCTTGGACATAGCGATAGGTTGTTCGTTGGAGTCAATAACTAGATTGGTAACTAAGCGGCTACAATTCTCAAGGCGTTACTAATTTCTAGCTTCCCTTGTAGTTTACCAAAAAATCACCTAAAATGGAAACTATCTGTATCCCTTGCTGACTGCATCTGGCTCCCTACACCATTTTCTAGTATCGTTGAGCAAACCGGCGAAAGATAAGGAGTTAAAACTATGCCTTTAAGTTGGAATGAAATTAAAAATCGCGCCATCGCTTTTCAAAAAGAGTGGGAAGGAGAGACTTCAGAAAAAGCAGAATCTCAGTCTTTTTGGAATGATTTTTTTCATGTCTTTGGCATTTCACGGCGTAGGGTAGCCAGTTTTGAGCAACCGATAAAAAAAGCAGATAATAAACAGGGTTTTATTGATTTACTCTGGAAAGGAACGATTTTAGTTGAGCATAAATCGAAGGGAAAAGATTTAGAAAAAGCCACACAACAGGCTAAGGATTATTTTCCCAATTTAAAGGAACATGAGTTACCGCGTTATATTTTAGTCTCGGATTTTCAACGGTTTAAATTATATGATTTAGATTCGGGCAATCAATGGGAATTTGAATTAAGTAATTTTGTTGATAACGTTCATTTATTTGATTTGATTGCTGGTTACGAAAAGCGAGTTTATAAAGACGAAGACCCCGTCAATATTCAAGCCGCCGAGTTAATGGGAAAACTTCATGATTGCCTCAAAGAAATTGGTTATATAGGGCATGATTTGGAAGTTTATCTAGTGCGTTTATTATTTTGTTTATTTGCCGATGATACGGGTATTTTTAATAAGGGGATTTTCTGGGAATATATCGATCTACATACCAAAGAAGATGGCAGTGATTTGGCGATGCACATTGATGCTATTTTTCAGGTTTTGAATACACCAGAAGAAAAAAGATTAAAAAATCTGGATGAGAATTTAACTCAATTTCCCTACATAAATGGCAAGTTATTTGAAGAGTCATTACCCTTAGCGGCTTTTGATAGTAAGATGCGATTCATGTTATTAGAAGCTTGTGCTTTTGATTGGGGAAAAATTTCCCCTGCTATTTTTGGTTCTATGTTTCAAGCGGTAATGAATCCAAAAGAGCGACGCAATTTAGGGGCGCATTATACCTCCGAGAAGAACATTCAAAAGGTGATTAAACCGTTATTTTTAGATGATTTATCCAGAGAATTTGAGAAGGTTAAAGGCAATCGCAATAAATTACTAGAATTTCAGAAAAAGATTGCTAATTTATATTTTCTTGATCCTGCCTGTGGTTGCGGCAACTTTTTAATTATTACCTATCGGGAGTTACGGGATTTAGAGATTTTGGTATTACAGGAGTTAGATAAAACGGGGCAGTTAGTAACAGATATTAGTACCATTATTCAGGTAGATGTCAATCAGTTTGCGGGTATTGAATACGATGAGTTTGCGGTGAGGGTGGCTGAGGTGGCAATGTGGTTAATTGATCATCAGATGAATATTAAAGTTAGTAATACTTTTGGTCAGTATTTTGTGCGTTTACCATTAAAGAAAGCGGCAAAGATTGTTCATGGAAATGCCTTACGGATTGATTGGGAGGAAGTTATATCAAAAGAAAAGCTCAATTTTATTTTAGGGAATCCTCCTTTTGTGGGGCATCATTACCAAAATTTTGATCAAAAAGAAGACTTAAAGCTAGTTCTTGATAAAATCATTGGATCAGGGGTTATGGATTATGTATCAGCATGGTTTTATAAATCTGCTCAATTTATTCAAAGCACAAAAATTAAGGTGGGATTAGTGGCGACTAATTCTATTTCTCAAGGGGAACAATCATCTATCTTATGGAATGTTTTAATAAACGAATTTAATATCAGTATTCATTTTGCCCATAGAACTTTCAAATGGAGTAATGAAGCTAAAGGTAATGCTGCGGTTCATTGTGTGATTATTGGATTTGCTAGTTTTGAAGCTAATGAAAAATATCTATTCGACTATCAGACTATAACCAGTGAGCCGCTTTTAATAAAAGCCAAAAATATTAATCCTTACTTAATCAATGCAAACAATATTCTGGTTTTTAATCGAAAATATCCTCTCTGTAATGTCCCTAATATGATGTATGGAAATAAGCCAACAGATGGAGGTAATTTTATTTTATCTGAAGAAGAAAAAAATACTCTTGTCTCAAAAAACCCTTTGTTAATTAAATTTATTAGACCTTTTATTAGTGCTAGAGAATTTTTAAATGGTGGCAAAAAATGGTGTTTGTGGCTACTCGATATTAAACCCAATGAACTAAAGAATATACCTGAAATTTTGGAGCGTGTGGAAGCCGTGAAGCAATTGAGAGCAAAAAGTATTGCAGCTTCAACTCGAAACTATTCTTATCATTGTTTATTTCGACAAATCACACAACCCAAATCAGACTATATTCTTGTACCTAGAACTACGTCAGAAAATAGAAAATACATTCCTATTGGCTTTTTTACTGCTGATAATATCGTAAGTGATACTTGTCAGTCTATTCCGAACGGCGATTTATATTTATTTGGTATTTTAACTTCTGAAATGCACATGGCATGGGTTAAATATGTGTGTGGCAGATTAAAAAGTGATTATCGTTACTCAAAAGATATTGTTTATAATAATTTTCCTTTTCCAGAAAATATCACCGACAAACAAAAACAAACCGTTGAAACTTGCGCTCAAGCTGTGCTAGATACTAGGGCAAAATATCCCGATAGTAGCCTTGCGGATTTATACGATCCTTTAACCATGCCTCCCGACTTGCTCAAAGCTCACCAAAAACTTGACAAAGCCGTTGATTTGTGTTATCGTCCCCAACCCTTTACCAGTGAATTAAACCGTATTGAATACCTCTTTGAACTCTATGAAAAATTAACCGCTCCCCTACTCCCTACCAGCAAACAAAAACCCGCAAAAAGAAAAAATCCTCAATAACGAAGACAGGAGACAGGAGACAGGAGACAGGTTTTGGGGTTTTGGGGTTTTGGGGTTTTAGTTCAATTTCCCCACTTCCCCATCACCCCACTTCCCCATTTCCCCACTTCCCCATCACCCCACTTCCCCATCACCCCACTTTCCCCATCACCCCATCACCCCACTTCCCACTTCCCCATCACCCCACTTCCCCATCACCCCATCACCCCACTTCCCCATCACCCCATCACCCCACTTCCCCATCACCCCACACCCCACACCCATCCCTAAGCGCCGCAATTCCGGAGATTATATAAAAAACACCCAGAACAATCGAGGTGATGGACAATACTAAAGGTTGTGTAGGTCATCAGAAAAGCCCGTTCAGGGTAAAATACTATGAAACTAGCGTCACGAGTCAATCAAGTCACCCCCTCCCTTACCCTAGCTATCGACTCTCTGGCCAAGGAAATGAAGAAAAACGGCGAAGATGTCTGTAGTTTTAGCGCCGGGGAACCAGATTTCGACACACCCACTCACATCAAAGCTGCCGCGAAAAAGGCCCTCGATGAGGGAAAAACTCGCTACGGACCGGCTGCCGGGGAAGCGGGGTTAAGAAAAGCGATCGCCGAGAAATTGCTGCGGGATAATCAACTAGCATACAATGCCGATAATGTGATTGTTACCAATGGCGGTAAACAGTCTCTCTATAATCTAATCATGGCGTTAATTGAAGCGGGGGACGAAGTAATTATTCCCGCACCCTACTGGTTGAGTTATCCTGAAATGGTGACGTTAGCGGGAGGAACATCGGTTATAGTGAACACTAGCCTAGAGAATCAGTATAAAATCACCCCCGAACAGCTAGAAGCGGCAATTACACCGAAAACTAAATTATTTGTTTTCAATTCTCCCTCTAATCCCACCGGCATTGTCTATACTCCCGAAGAAATCGCAGCTTTAGCAAAAATTGTGGTTGAAAAGGATATTTTAGTGGTTTCTGATGAAATTTACGAGAAAATCCTCTACGATGGCGCAATTCACCGCAGTATCGCTTCTTTTGGTCCGGAAATCTTTCAGCGCAGTATTATTAGCAATGGTTTTGCTAAAGCTTTCTCGATGACGGGGTGGCGCGTCGGTTACATAGCAGGACCGGTGGAAATTGTCAAGGCTATGACTAAGATCCAAAGTCATAGTACCTCCAATGTCTGCACTTTTGCTCAATACGGTGCGATCGCTGCTTTGGCAAGTCCCCAAGATTGCATCGAGGAAATGGTCAAAGCTTTTAGCGAGCGCCGACAGTATATTTTAGAACGAGTGCGATCGCTCCCCAGACTTAATTGTCCTACTCCCAACGGTGCTTTTTATGTGTTTATCGATATTAGTCAAACTGGTTTAAAATCCCGGGATTTTTGTCAGAAACTCCTCGAAACCCAAAAAGTGGCTGCTATCCCCGGTATT contains the following coding sequences:
- the hpsP gene encoding hormogonium polysaccharide biosynthesis glycosyltransferase HpsP; translation: MKILQIVPSISLVYGGPSQMVLGLSAALAQLGQEVTIITTDSNGDTGQAPLDVPLGVPVSQNGYQIYYFRCSPFRRYKFSLDLFTWLANRAKDYDIAHIHALFSPVSSISASIARYHQLPYILRPLGTLDPADLQKKRQLKQIYANFLEKPNLAAAAAVHFTSQQECQTAERFNIKTKDIVIPLGVDFFNPQALPVTGFDLPENKPIILYMSRLDPKKGLDLLLPSLERLLEKGLDFHFVLAGGNPQDREYENRIKNQIERSILGKNTTITGFVTGEVKNSLLARADLFVLPSYYENFGIAVAEAMAAGIPVVISDRVDLHPAVAAAAAGWVTACQLEDLTNTLATAITHPEIRQQRGKNAKDLVLNQYSWSAIAEQLLTVYENLDRRIKI
- a CDS encoding DUF3536 domain-containing protein, producing MTYLVEHPSTTFYSYTDTGVDPLKTAHGVYITVHGHFYQPPRENPYLDRIERQPSAHPFHNWNERIHHECYRANAFARIYNDRGEVIKIVNNYEYLSFNIGATLMSWMQSHDPEVYQRILTADQKSCQRLNGHGNAIAQVYNHIILPLANKQDKYTQIRWGKADFQHRFGRDPEGMWLAETAIDLATVTALIDEGIKFTILAPSQALRCRPFPSDHDPHPQWHAVAGGQIDPTRPYRCYIPDGRYLDIFFYDGPISRDMGFNDVLASSDFLVGRLGQAIKGDHRPSQLISVATDGETFGHHKQGTEKCLSYAFTESFPKNGWTVTNFAHYLSICPPTWEVELKPVTAWSCVHGVNRWQDDCGCGGGGNYQQKWRKPLRESLNWLRDELIKVYEIQGQEFFRDPWQTRDDYIAVILDRSPDAIEHFLALHQSRNLSKSEKIDALRLLEMQRQALLMFTSCGWFFEEISRPEGTQILRYAGRALELAGEVAGIQLEMNFLSRLAFAPSNVKLYQDGADVYRQLVTSARVDLERVAAHYAISSLFTNYPSHHRIYCYNTRQLDYQKQAIGSLTLAVGQVELTSEITQESEHFVFAVLHLGGWDFYCCIQPFNSRLIYTNLKDHLFESLQQASVSTMIVEMGRGLGENFFALPHLFADERHRIMQKVTAETKKRLDQLYTQVYRDNYGILAAFQRDELPVPQELQVAADIAISHRCLQVITALEKDFEQRQATENNLDQLFAIAKEANHLHCQLNIPEARQILESLLWQSLGKLLHDGDPLTAEEDTRLITRLIEVSQQLKLGLSLDRSQELYYYYFHDRLVPNSLRSNSIDVSCPWPMTQLKWLLLLGQVLKVDVSIWL
- a CDS encoding DUF29 domain-containing protein gives rise to the protein MSKTLYEQDFQLWLATTISHLQKREFAALDTDNLIEELTELGKSEKRTLESNLMILLAHLLKLKVQHNAPPSMKDSWYCSIIEHRQRIEKNLRNTPSLKSYLETAIEEAYPDARQVAIKEGKLAQFGVRIPPENDYPKICPFSPEQILDENFYGN